The Streptococcus respiraculi sequence AAGGATTTTCCGTCATAAGATTCTAGGATATTAATCATCATCTGCCTCTCTTTCTTTCATCACGATACAAAAAATCGTCCCTGCCGTATGACAGGGACGAAAGTTCATTTCCGCGGTACCACCCAGATTCGGGACATGCCCGCTCTTATTCTTATTTCTATTCTCAATCCTCAGCAACAAATACTGACATCTGTGCGGATTTCTCAACACCACCGCTTTCTGTAACAGACAAACTCATTATCCCTCTGATTGGCTTTATTGTAGCAGATTTTCCTAGAAATTGCAACTGCTTATGTTGTGAAAATAGCCTTCTCATCTGTCTCACTCGTTTTTCCCTTGCCAATCTCTGACCTGCTCCGTATGGTCTTTTACCCATTTCTGAGCAGCCTTCTTAGCATCCATTCCTTGGTTGATGTCAAGCATGACACTTTCCATATCTTCCTGCGACCAGGTAAAACGATCCAAGACTGCTACAGCTTCTGTCAGGTCCTTATCCAAGTCTTTTCGAGTCAGGGTATGAATTTCTTCTTCCTGTCCCATACTACCTTTGGGATCTTCTAAGTATTTCAGGTCATATTTTGAAAACATCCAGTGCGGAGACCAGCCTGTCAGAACAATCTCTTCCTTGTTCTTGATGGCACGCTCTAATTCTGTTGTCATCGCTCCTGTTGAGGCAGAAATCAATTCCCAATCTGATAAATTACTATACGTTTTCACCGTTTCTTCTGCCGAGGTCATAATCCCTGCACCGGGCTCGATTCCGGTAATTTTTTTACCAGCTTGAGCATTCAAATCTGCGATGGAAGCAACGGACATATAGCTTGGTACAACCAAACCAGTCTTGACACCTGTCATATTAGGACCAAGATCGGTCAGTTTGTCCTTGTATTGTTCGTACAAGGCTCCGTGAGTCGTCGGTAACCAGGCAGATGTTGAAGCATCTACTTCCCCATTTGCAATCGATTGCCATAAGACCGCATTGTCAAGTGGGGTTAACGCGACCTTGTAGCCCATATCCTCTAAAACAGCGGCTACCACATGGGTGGATGCAATCTCAGAATCCCACTGGACATAACCAAGCGTAATCGTTTCTTTCTTTTCAGTTGAAAATGAGGTCACTACACGCGCGCCAATCAAGAGAACAAGCCCTGCTAAAGCGGCAAGCCAAGCTAAACGCTTGCGTTTTTTCTCTTTGGCTGTTGTAGGAGCCTTACGAGAAACAGGTTGATTGAGGGCTTGGGTCATACGATCCATCATCATAGCGAGAATGACTAGCGAAAGACCAGCGACAAATCCTGTACCAATATCTGCATGTTGGAGAGCTGATAAGACATCTCGACCAAGGCCTGGCGCTCCAATCATAGAGGCTGTTACCACCATCGACAAGGCTAGCATAATGGTTTGGTTAATCCCTGTAAAAATAGTC is a genomic window containing:
- a CDS encoding ABC transporter permease/substrate binding protein codes for the protein MNYKYQLPVAEWIQSFTDWLTQTFSGFFSLIQHVGNDLMGGVTDTLLFIHPVILIALLTFVAYLASQKKWQLPVLTALGLLFIWNQGLWEHLMSTITLVIVSSLISIVIGVPLGIWMAKSKKVATVTGPILDFMQTMPSFVYLIPAVAFFGIGMVPGVLASVIFALPPTVRMTHHGIRQIPSELIEASDSFGGTARQKLMKVELPLAKPTIFTGINQTIMLALSMVVTASMIGAPGLGRDVLSALQHADIGTGFVAGLSLVILAMMMDRMTQALNQPVSRKAPTTAKEKKRKRLAWLAALAGLVLLIGARVVTSFSTEKKETITLGYVQWDSEIASTHVVAAVLEDMGYKVALTPLDNAVLWQSIANGEVDASTSAWLPTTHGALYEQYKDKLTDLGPNMTGVKTGLVVPSYMSVASIADLNAQAGKKITGIEPGAGIMTSAEETVKTYSNLSDWELISASTGAMTTELERAIKNKEEIVLTGWSPHWMFSKYDLKYLEDPKGSMGQEEEIHTLTRKDLDKDLTEAVAVLDRFTWSQEDMESVMLDINQGMDAKKAAQKWVKDHTEQVRDWQGKNE